A single window of Sneathiella limimaris DNA harbors:
- a CDS encoding YgaP family membrane protein produces MIFGEYTVKTNESMSDRIFRIILGLVLLSLVFFGPETNWGYIGLFPLIIGVVGICPIYSILRINNAHRKEVCD; encoded by the coding sequence ATGATATTTGGGGAATATACTGTGAAAACAAATGAAAGCATGAGTGACCGGATTTTCCGGATCATTTTGGGGCTGGTATTATTATCGCTTGTGTTTTTCGGACCAGAAACAAACTGGGGCTACATTGGGCTTTTCCCCCTAATTATAGGGGTCGTCGGCATCTGCCCGATTTATTCAATTTTAAGAATAAACAATGCACACAGGAAAGAGGTCTGTGATTAA
- a CDS encoding glutathione S-transferase C-terminal domain-containing protein: MGMLVDGKWVESPIHKNYGVKEKVSKIELKNYLTPSLKDRLKSHPDEFILLASKSCPWSHRVLITVVLKGFSGYLPIHYAGGPRVKGYAPLPKGPLSQDFGTDIRHVHQLYSLSDPNYTGRSTVPILWDRRQNKIISNESDEICRLLDSLGGTGQPTLLPNQAKAEILSLNDDLTRSLFQAVYKAGLAENQSTYEHAYWSVFNKLDYLEEKLQQNRFLLGNFMTLSDIYLFTCLVRFDAVYYTHFRCSYKRLIDYPNLWAYSRRLYQMPGISQTVDFKVIREGYYLNDGNNNPHKIVGLQPAANWLQPISTLQTAS; this comes from the coding sequence ATGGGAATGCTTGTTGATGGAAAGTGGGTCGAAAGCCCTATTCATAAAAATTATGGCGTGAAAGAAAAAGTCTCAAAGATTGAACTTAAAAACTATCTTACCCCGAGCCTTAAAGACCGCCTCAAAAGTCACCCGGATGAGTTTATCCTTCTTGCATCCAAGAGCTGTCCGTGGTCACACAGAGTTTTAATCACCGTGGTTTTAAAAGGGTTCAGTGGATATCTACCAATTCACTATGCAGGTGGCCCGCGAGTTAAAGGTTATGCTCCCCTACCCAAAGGCCCTCTTTCACAAGACTTCGGCACTGACATCAGACACGTTCATCAACTCTACAGCCTTTCCGATCCTAATTACACAGGACGATCAACTGTGCCAATCTTGTGGGATCGTCGGCAGAACAAAATCATCAGCAATGAGTCTGATGAAATCTGTCGGCTGCTGGATAGCCTTGGCGGTACAGGTCAACCGACCCTCCTTCCCAACCAAGCTAAAGCCGAAATACTCTCACTTAATGACGACTTGACCCGTAGTTTATTTCAAGCCGTTTACAAAGCGGGCCTTGCGGAAAATCAATCCACATATGAACATGCCTATTGGTCTGTATTCAACAAACTGGATTACCTGGAAGAAAAACTTCAGCAAAACAGGTTTTTACTGGGAAATTTTATGACCTTAAGTGACATCTACCTGTTCACTTGCCTGGTCCGCTTTGATGCGGTCTATTACACCCACTTCAGATGTTCATACAAACGCCTGATCGACTATCCCAATCTTTGGGCGTATAGCCGGCGCCTCTACCAAATGCCGGGTATAAGTCAAACTGTCGATTTTAAAGTAATCCGCGAAGGATATTACCTGAATGACGGTAATAATAATCCTCACAAAATAGTAGGCCTTCAACCCGCCGCAAATTGGCTGCAACCCATATCTACTCTACAAACAGCCTCTTAA
- a CDS encoding CaiB/BaiF CoA transferase family protein: MNDHDKPLEGLVVADFSQGVAGPYSGMMLAQAGATVNKIEPHNGDWARTLGTAYGDHCAHSVVVNLGKKSIAIDLKSEEGLKLAKKMAVEADIVLESFRPGVMKKFGLDYETIKKENENVIFLSVTGYGQEGPYNKRPVTDSAIQGFSGWMSITRDEHGTPIRTGMVVIDFMTGLFAYQSILKALIARGINGKGRYIDCSLMQTAAAFQSAKIIEHHLEGGEPAVLYVPAGVVKTADGYLGIAVMREHHYASLCKTLGREDLIDHPDYNSREARLENEAPLMKELRAEFVKRTTKDWSAALAAAEVIHSPINTYTDYLENEQVEAVNSYTWLDLDGVGRIPMPRIPGFEGFQAGDPMAHSPHIGEDGAEVLKSIGLSDEEIDALKSSGAVL, encoded by the coding sequence ATGAATGATCATGATAAACCCCTAGAAGGCCTTGTTGTTGCTGATTTTAGCCAGGGTGTTGCAGGTCCTTATTCAGGTATGATGCTTGCGCAGGCAGGTGCGACTGTAAATAAGATTGAGCCTCACAACGGTGACTGGGCTCGGACACTAGGAACAGCATATGGCGATCACTGTGCTCACTCTGTCGTGGTAAATCTCGGTAAGAAATCGATTGCCATTGATCTTAAAAGTGAAGAGGGCCTGAAACTTGCCAAGAAAATGGCTGTTGAGGCAGATATTGTTCTGGAATCTTTTCGTCCCGGTGTGATGAAAAAATTCGGCCTGGATTATGAGACAATCAAAAAAGAAAATGAAAATGTGATTTTCTTGTCTGTGACTGGCTATGGTCAGGAAGGCCCTTACAACAAACGTCCCGTAACAGATAGTGCGATCCAGGGTTTTTCCGGTTGGATGTCCATCACGCGGGACGAGCATGGCACGCCAATTCGTACGGGTATGGTTGTGATCGATTTCATGACAGGCCTGTTTGCTTATCAGTCCATTCTGAAGGCTCTGATTGCGCGCGGCATTAATGGAAAAGGTCGGTATATCGATTGTAGCCTGATGCAAACAGCTGCAGCTTTCCAAAGTGCTAAGATTATTGAGCACCATTTGGAAGGTGGGGAGCCTGCAGTTCTCTATGTCCCAGCAGGTGTTGTTAAAACGGCTGACGGATATCTTGGAATTGCTGTCATGAGAGAACATCATTATGCCTCTCTCTGTAAAACGTTGGGGCGGGAGGATTTGATTGATCACCCTGACTACAACAGCAGGGAAGCCCGCCTTGAAAATGAAGCTCCCTTGATGAAGGAGTTACGCGCAGAATTTGTCAAGCGGACTACCAAGGATTGGTCAGCAGCATTAGCTGCCGCCGAAGTTATCCATAGTCCTATTAATACCTACACTGACTATCTGGAAAACGAACAAGTAGAGGCTGTCAATAGCTACACTTGGTTGGACTTAGATGGTGTCGGCCGGATTCCAATGCCTCGCATACCAGGATTTGAAGGGTTTCAGGCCGGTGATCCGATGGCCCATAGCCCCCATATCGGCGAAGATGGTGCAGAGGTCTTAAAGTCCATTGGACTTTCTGATGAAGAGATCGATGCACTCAAATCATCAGGGGCAGTCCTCTAA
- a CDS encoding glycerophosphodiester phosphodiesterase family protein, which translates to MIKRVLLTGVLLILAPVVSWAFDETNRPAELISTMSPSPLKEKLKSCQGQPLKKSNFSISHRGAPLGYPEHTQAGYEAAAKMGAGILECDVTFTKDKELVCRHSQNDLHYTTNIVTTPLAEKCSTPFTPADGQKATAECLTSDITLAEFKSLKGKMEGANKKAETPAEYLNGTPKWRKNLGKPEGEELLSHKESIALFKSLGVKFTPELKAPKVSMPYEGMTQQMYAQKLIDEYKAANIDPSDVWPQSFNLDDILYWIENEPEFGKQAVYLDGRYRQGLNTSDPNSFSPTMEELKTAGVNYLAPPLWMLVSEDDGKIVPSAYAIAAKEAGLKLIAWTLERSGPLNKGGGWYYKSIKSVVEKDGDMLELLHVLHNDIGVSGVFSDWPATTTFYANCFNLN; encoded by the coding sequence ATGATAAAACGTGTGTTGCTGACGGGAGTGTTGCTCATTTTGGCTCCGGTGGTCTCCTGGGCATTTGATGAAACAAATCGCCCCGCAGAACTAATTTCAACAATGTCACCGAGCCCATTGAAGGAAAAACTGAAATCCTGTCAGGGGCAACCCTTGAAAAAGTCAAACTTTTCGATCTCTCACCGCGGCGCGCCACTTGGATATCCAGAACATACACAAGCCGGCTATGAAGCTGCGGCAAAAATGGGAGCTGGAATTCTGGAGTGTGATGTCACCTTTACCAAGGATAAGGAGCTTGTGTGCCGGCATTCCCAAAATGACCTTCACTACACCACGAATATTGTGACTACGCCCCTCGCCGAAAAATGTAGCACACCGTTCACTCCGGCTGACGGTCAAAAAGCGACTGCAGAGTGCCTAACGAGTGACATAACTCTTGCAGAATTCAAAAGCTTAAAAGGAAAGATGGAAGGTGCCAACAAGAAGGCTGAAACACCCGCAGAGTATTTGAATGGAACACCCAAATGGCGGAAAAACCTTGGAAAACCCGAAGGAGAGGAATTGCTCAGCCACAAAGAAAGTATTGCGCTTTTCAAATCCTTGGGCGTGAAGTTTACTCCTGAGCTCAAAGCACCAAAAGTTTCCATGCCTTATGAAGGTATGACGCAACAAATGTATGCACAGAAACTCATCGATGAATATAAGGCTGCGAATATTGACCCCTCAGATGTTTGGCCGCAATCTTTCAATCTGGACGATATTCTTTACTGGATTGAAAACGAACCCGAGTTTGGCAAACAGGCTGTCTATCTGGACGGACGGTATCGCCAGGGATTGAATACAAGTGATCCAAATAGTTTTTCACCGACAATGGAAGAGTTAAAAACTGCTGGGGTCAATTATCTAGCGCCCCCTCTTTGGATGCTGGTCTCAGAAGACGACGGTAAGATTGTGCCGTCTGCCTATGCAATAGCAGCAAAAGAGGCAGGTTTGAAGCTGATCGCCTGGACTTTGGAACGAAGTGGCCCTTTAAACAAAGGTGGGGGTTGGTATTACAAATCCATTAAATCCGTTGTTGAAAAAGATGGAGACATGCTTGAGCTTCTCCATGTCCTCCATAACGATATCGGCGTGTCCGGTGTCTTTTCTGACTGGCCAGCCACAACCACCTTTTATGCCAACTGCTTTAACCTAAATTAA
- a CDS encoding CDP-alcohol phosphatidyltransferase family protein — protein MKKNFESQDFSATAPTLRKWATDPILNLIPETVSPNALTLFGGICAGITAFLLWFSKSLIDPTTSIGKTLLVLGALLLVVYAICDQLDGLQARRLKRGGPAGDFLDHWVDAFLANITPIALMYMMVYPLEQMVIMSLVVTFAFWTNNWETRNNHARKLPFLGGLEFIWVGVVCLIVTAIWGYEIWDETIFEVELRHLSYAVVISVLSFSIFKNCVRARDHLKDLLTPALSLGTISIWLIYSHHQGALTWNTQSLAFLTLALMGVRHTGDLMRALWLNSRIKDIEPLFVLPGICLVLIAVLQADIDVLRQLETPTLIATALLVIWLTAFQAIHTFTVLVHGLGTEKETAEGQPPSVQRIMVDMSATLLHHGHIRLLNQAKKLGHVVIGLTSDTDLQRVKGVDAELSFAERKEILLALEAVDEVVETPWLLTEEVLKKHNIDLLVHGDDNQNDIDPERLIIFPRTDGISSSTIRERAARNLQAENA, from the coding sequence ATGAAAAAGAATTTTGAAAGTCAGGATTTCTCAGCGACTGCGCCAACTTTGCGAAAGTGGGCCACTGACCCAATCCTCAATCTCATTCCAGAAACGGTCTCACCTAATGCCTTAACTCTGTTCGGTGGAATCTGCGCAGGCATTACTGCATTTCTCCTTTGGTTTTCCAAAAGCCTGATCGACCCGACAACATCAATAGGCAAGACTTTACTTGTTCTTGGAGCGTTGCTTCTCGTCGTTTACGCAATTTGCGATCAGCTTGATGGCTTGCAAGCCCGGCGACTTAAACGGGGTGGCCCTGCAGGAGACTTTCTAGATCACTGGGTCGATGCATTTCTTGCGAACATCACCCCAATTGCCCTGATGTATATGATGGTCTATCCATTGGAACAAATGGTCATCATGAGCCTTGTCGTAACTTTTGCATTTTGGACAAATAACTGGGAAACCCGCAACAATCACGCGCGGAAACTCCCCTTTCTTGGTGGCCTTGAATTTATTTGGGTGGGTGTAGTCTGCCTGATCGTCACGGCCATTTGGGGATACGAAATCTGGGATGAAACGATCTTCGAAGTGGAGCTGCGGCACCTTTCTTACGCAGTGGTTATCTCAGTTCTTAGTTTTTCTATTTTCAAAAATTGCGTACGAGCACGTGACCACTTAAAAGACCTCCTGACCCCTGCCCTAAGCCTTGGAACCATCTCAATTTGGCTCATTTATAGTCATCATCAGGGCGCGCTAACCTGGAACACCCAATCTCTCGCATTTTTAACGCTGGCTTTAATGGGTGTGAGACATACAGGTGATCTGATGAGGGCTCTGTGGCTCAACAGCCGGATCAAAGATATCGAACCTCTGTTCGTCCTTCCGGGGATTTGCCTGGTCCTGATAGCGGTTCTTCAAGCTGATATCGACGTACTGAGACAGCTGGAAACGCCAACCCTCATTGCGACAGCATTGCTGGTCATTTGGCTGACAGCTTTTCAGGCCATTCATACGTTTACTGTTTTAGTACACGGTTTAGGAACCGAAAAGGAAACTGCTGAAGGTCAACCTCCAAGTGTGCAACGCATTATGGTTGATATGTCCGCGACCCTATTACATCACGGTCATATTCGCCTCCTGAACCAGGCTAAAAAACTCGGCCACGTAGTAATTGGCTTAACTTCCGATACAGATCTCCAACGGGTTAAAGGGGTAGATGCAGAATTGAGTTTTGCCGAACGCAAAGAAATCCTATTGGCCTTGGAAGCCGTGGATGAAGTCGTTGAAACACCCTGGCTACTGACTGAGGAAGTTTTAAAGAAACATAATATCGATTTGCTTGTTCACGGCGATGACAATCAAAACGATATCGATCCAGAGAGGCTTATCATCTTCCCAAGAACTGATGGCATTAGCAGCAGCACTATTAGAGAGCGAGCTGCCCGGAACCTGCAAGCAGAAAACGCTTAA
- a CDS encoding fatty acid desaturase yields MVPSPQDVSDKPTQVFTHTVARPRTLKEALAVVRPYAVSSNLRAWFQVLTASLLFAALLGFMLYLGLEHYGWVLLLSIPLGLTMVRLFTLQHDCGHGSLFTNRKLNDAVGSVFALLTVTPYQYWRAAHAIHHATTGNLDKRGTGDIETKTIEEYQTLPLREKIFYRLIRNPFFLFGIGGFLHFAIKQRFPILHNNLNPIYLKSVHRTNAVMVLALIGIHFTYGIGPFLAVFLPAIWIASVIGFWLFYVQHSYHDAYWQRQKNWDYLKSAFDGSTLVNLPPVLRWISADIGIHHIHHLLPSIPNYKLRACMIENPHLCTPREMKLKEAITCTRLAIWDEVNEQLIPFSEMKERLKANRANEPALQNAAE; encoded by the coding sequence ATGGTCCCTTCGCCACAGGATGTGAGCGACAAACCAACACAGGTCTTCACCCATACAGTTGCGAGGCCCCGCACGCTAAAAGAAGCCTTGGCCGTTGTCAGGCCTTATGCCGTTTCCAGTAACCTAAGAGCCTGGTTTCAGGTCCTGACGGCTTCGTTGCTGTTTGCTGCCCTGTTGGGATTTATGCTGTATCTTGGTCTTGAGCATTATGGTTGGGTCTTACTGCTTTCCATTCCGCTGGGACTGACTATGGTTCGCCTATTCACACTTCAGCATGACTGCGGGCATGGAAGTCTGTTCACCAACAGAAAACTGAATGATGCCGTTGGCAGTGTTTTTGCGTTATTAACAGTTACGCCATATCAATATTGGCGCGCTGCTCACGCGATCCACCATGCGACAACTGGAAATCTGGATAAGCGTGGAACTGGTGATATTGAAACCAAGACGATAGAGGAATACCAAACCCTCCCTTTGAGAGAGAAAATCTTTTATCGCCTGATCCGAAATCCGTTCTTCTTATTTGGTATTGGTGGTTTTTTACATTTTGCCATCAAACAGCGCTTCCCAATTCTGCACAATAATCTGAACCCGATCTACCTTAAGAGCGTTCATCGCACCAATGCCGTTATGGTTTTAGCCCTGATCGGGATCCATTTTACTTATGGTATTGGCCCATTCCTTGCGGTTTTTCTCCCCGCAATTTGGATTGCATCTGTCATCGGCTTCTGGCTTTTCTACGTTCAGCATTCCTATCATGATGCCTACTGGCAACGTCAGAAGAACTGGGATTATCTCAAATCTGCATTTGATGGTAGCACTCTGGTCAATCTACCACCTGTGTTGAGGTGGATTTCTGCTGATATCGGCATACACCATATCCATCACCTGTTACCCTCTATTCCCAATTATAAATTAAGGGCATGCATGATAGAGAACCCCCATCTCTGCACGCCCCGCGAAATGAAACTGAAAGAGGCCATCACCTGTACACGTCTCGCCATTTGGGATGAAGTTAACGAACAACTGATCCCCTTCAGTGAAATGAAAGAAAGACTAAAGGCAAATCGGGCTAATGAACCAGCCCTGCAAAACGCCGCGGAGTAG
- a CDS encoding DUF2783 domain-containing protein, whose translation MTKLNTAPNMTDPDGFYESLLRLHEGLEETESHALNARLVLILANHIGDRQVLNEAMKLAKLEN comes from the coding sequence ATGACTAAACTGAACACAGCGCCAAATATGACTGATCCTGATGGCTTTTATGAGAGCCTTCTCAGGCTTCATGAAGGGCTCGAAGAAACGGAAAGTCACGCTTTAAATGCACGTCTCGTTCTGATCCTTGCTAATCATATAGGGGATCGTCAGGTTCTGAACGAGGCTATGAAGCTTGCAAAACTTGAAAATTAA
- a CDS encoding LysR substrate-binding domain-containing protein — protein MKNLPLNSLRAFAAVFEEGGVRPAARRLSVTHSSVSKFLSELETHLGVRLVNRMGSNRITGFTREGELLGKSVLASFSEIKQVIASIQESQRQNSVTIETTSAFAARWFFPRLGEFELAYPDIELSVVVDQRVKPPSEQDADITIRLGKGPWSGLDCRPFMDDALYPVMRQDYWEGFGKPAELTSLSKMRLLHDKNPQASWARWAAYHELTGLNLLQGPRYSTLDLALRAAEQGLGVALARHQFVKPALEAGLLIAPYDHAVMPLEDFIWLVRPGHGQPSKAARKVMDWLFSQAELDGALPS, from the coding sequence ATGAAGAATTTGCCATTGAATAGTCTGAGGGCTTTTGCCGCCGTGTTTGAAGAGGGCGGTGTTCGACCTGCTGCGCGGCGTCTTAGTGTTACGCACTCTTCAGTTAGTAAATTTCTAAGCGAATTAGAAACACATCTTGGGGTGCGATTGGTTAACCGAATGGGGAGTAATCGGATAACTGGTTTTACACGAGAGGGTGAACTTTTGGGAAAATCGGTTCTTGCTTCTTTTTCAGAAATAAAACAGGTAATAGCTTCTATTCAAGAAAGCCAGCGACAAAACTCAGTGACCATCGAAACAACCTCTGCATTCGCTGCAAGGTGGTTCTTCCCAAGATTGGGCGAGTTTGAATTGGCTTATCCTGACATTGAGCTTTCTGTGGTTGTTGATCAGCGGGTAAAGCCACCGTCAGAACAGGATGCAGATATCACAATACGGCTTGGAAAAGGACCGTGGAGTGGTCTTGATTGTAGACCATTTATGGATGATGCGCTTTATCCTGTTATGCGCCAAGACTACTGGGAGGGATTTGGTAAGCCCGCCGAATTGACTAGTCTTTCTAAAATGCGCTTGTTGCATGATAAAAACCCACAGGCCTCATGGGCAAGATGGGCAGCATATCATGAATTGACGGGCCTTAATCTGTTACAAGGGCCTCGTTACTCCACATTGGATCTCGCGTTGAGGGCAGCGGAACAGGGGCTTGGTGTCGCTCTTGCACGCCATCAGTTTGTCAAGCCAGCATTAGAGGCGGGTTTGCTGATTGCGCCTTATGATCATGCGGTCATGCCACTTGAGGATTTTATTTGGCTGGTTCGACCAGGTCACGGTCAACCTAGCAAGGCAGCCCGAAAAGTGATGGACTGGCTTTTTAGCCAAGCGGAACTGGATGGCGCTCTTCCGTCTTAA
- the hppD gene encoding 4-hydroxyphenylpyruvate dioxygenase: MTDLFENPLGLDGFEFVEWASPKPNVLEPLFEKMGFTKVAVHRSKDVVLYRQGDINFIINNEKKSQAYYFAEEHGPSACGLAFRVKDAHKAYSEAIKRGAQPVDIPTGPMELRLPAVKGIGGAPLYLIDRYGDESSIYDIDFQYLEGVDPHPKGCGFNVIDHLTHNVYRGRMGYWAEFYEKIFGFREIRYFDIKGEYTGLTSRAMTSPCGKIRIPLNEEASQGVGQIEEFLMAYNGEGIQHVALSCDDLLVSWDKLKAKGIPFMTPPPDTYYEMLEERLPGHGENVPELKSRGILLDGSTEEGDPRLLLQIFSETLVGPVFFEFIQRKKEEGFGEGNFKALFESMERDQLRRGVVEAK, encoded by the coding sequence ATGACTGATTTATTTGAAAATCCACTTGGGCTTGATGGTTTTGAATTCGTTGAATGGGCATCACCGAAGCCAAATGTTCTGGAGCCATTATTTGAAAAGATGGGCTTCACTAAGGTCGCCGTCCATCGTTCAAAGGATGTTGTTCTCTACCGCCAGGGCGATATCAATTTCATTATCAACAACGAAAAGAAGAGCCAGGCCTATTATTTTGCGGAGGAACATGGGCCCTCAGCATGTGGGCTCGCTTTTCGGGTGAAGGATGCACATAAAGCTTATTCAGAAGCAATTAAAAGAGGTGCTCAGCCCGTAGATATCCCAACCGGGCCAATGGAACTTCGTCTTCCAGCCGTGAAGGGAATTGGCGGCGCGCCTCTCTATCTGATCGATCGATATGGTGATGAGAGCTCAATCTATGATATCGATTTTCAGTATCTGGAAGGCGTTGACCCTCATCCAAAGGGGTGCGGGTTTAATGTCATCGATCACTTAACCCACAATGTTTATCGTGGCCGAATGGGTTATTGGGCTGAATTTTATGAAAAGATTTTTGGTTTCAGAGAAATTCGCTACTTTGATATCAAAGGCGAATACACAGGATTGACGTCTCGGGCAATGACCTCGCCTTGCGGCAAAATTCGCATCCCACTTAATGAAGAAGCTTCTCAAGGTGTCGGCCAGATTGAGGAATTCCTGATGGCTTATAATGGAGAGGGGATCCAGCATGTGGCGCTTTCCTGCGATGATTTGCTGGTGAGCTGGGATAAGCTAAAGGCAAAAGGGATCCCTTTCATGACACCGCCGCCTGACACTTATTATGAAATGCTGGAAGAACGCTTACCCGGTCACGGTGAGAACGTACCTGAGCTTAAGTCCCGCGGTATCCTTCTGGACGGTTCCACTGAAGAAGGGGATCCGCGTCTACTATTGCAAATTTTTTCTGAAACGCTTGTTGGACCTGTATTCTTTGAGTTCATTCAACGCAAAAAAGAAGAAGGGTTCGGGGAAGGTAACTTCAAAGCTCTATTTGAAAGCATGGAGCGAGACCAACTTCGCCGCGGTGTCGTAGAAGCGAAATAG
- a CDS encoding cyclic nucleotide-binding domain-containing protein, with product MAAREIIDSVAASEMFRGLPTELIESSLPHFKISRIEKGQIILREGTTNSKIHIIHTGEAEVLKSLEKESGDNDNSFVIATLQPGEEFGELTAIEGTVASATIRASKPMELITLDLRQQNEDQNLKELYDQIQVNLIRRIASKLRDTSERKVALMEQESKRRREQAVAGRFIITILSLVACYTLALRAIMDLGTYGSWLQVYYSPLIIVAFMGAMLFMMARSEMPFEAFGLTLKGWKPAIKDAVLFSIPFCAFITFLKWEYIVLYPDPGGMTVFTLTEMFSSFTPGGDFSWMAYLTFFLAYVLLCPVQELIARCGVQAPLSILLQGSHVQRHFLAILVSNLLYSASHSHLNLGFAFITFVPGLFWGWLFMRHKSLIGVSVSHAIVGGYALFALGIEEFLK from the coding sequence ATGGCCGCAAGAGAGATTATCGACAGTGTTGCCGCGTCGGAAATGTTCAGGGGGCTTCCGACGGAACTGATTGAAAGCAGTTTGCCGCATTTCAAAATCTCTCGTATCGAAAAAGGCCAAATCATTTTGCGGGAGGGAACTACCAACAGCAAAATACACATCATTCACACTGGTGAAGCCGAAGTCCTGAAAAGTCTGGAAAAAGAAAGTGGCGACAATGACAATTCGTTTGTCATTGCAACATTACAGCCGGGTGAAGAATTTGGTGAACTCACAGCAATAGAAGGTACGGTGGCATCTGCAACGATCAGAGCATCGAAGCCGATGGAACTGATCACCCTTGATCTGCGACAGCAGAATGAAGATCAAAACCTCAAGGAGCTTTATGATCAAATTCAGGTAAATTTGATCCGGAGAATAGCCAGCAAACTCCGCGATACCAGCGAACGTAAAGTTGCCCTGATGGAACAGGAATCCAAAAGACGTCGGGAACAGGCGGTCGCTGGCCGATTTATCATTACCATTCTGTCACTGGTTGCCTGTTACACCCTTGCGCTTCGGGCAATAATGGATCTTGGAACCTATGGTTCTTGGCTACAGGTATACTATTCCCCGCTGATCATAGTTGCGTTCATGGGCGCCATGCTGTTTATGATGGCCAGAAGTGAAATGCCCTTTGAGGCGTTTGGCCTGACATTAAAAGGGTGGAAGCCTGCCATTAAGGATGCAGTACTTTTCTCCATTCCATTTTGCGCGTTTATTACGTTTCTAAAATGGGAGTATATCGTTCTCTATCCCGATCCTGGTGGGATGACCGTCTTTACGCTGACAGAAATGTTCTCCAGCTTCACACCTGGGGGCGATTTTAGCTGGATGGCTTATCTAACGTTTTTCCTGGCCTACGTATTATTGTGTCCAGTGCAGGAACTGATCGCTCGATGTGGTGTCCAAGCCCCCTTATCAATCCTGCTTCAGGGAAGCCATGTTCAGCGGCATTTTCTAGCAATATTAGTCTCTAACCTTCTGTATTCCGCATCCCATTCACATCTTAATCTGGGTTTTGCCTTTATAACCTTTGTTCCAGGCTTGTTTTGGGGCTGGCTGTTTATGCGCCATAAATCACTCATTGGTGTCTCCGTCTCTCATGCTATCGTTGGCGGATATGCACTGTTTGCACTTGGAATTGAAGAATTTCTGAAATGA